The Drosophila bipectinata strain 14024-0381.07 chromosome 3L, DbipHiC1v2, whole genome shotgun sequence region TTTTAGGAGATATTACATATTTTGTAAACGAAAATTACTTCATAGATTAAATCTTTAAGATGGCAACTTCATACCATTTAGAACTCTATTAATACccaatattataatataataccTCTTTCCACTGTTCTCATCTTGACAATTCCTAAATTCTTTTGCAGCCATATTAGCTGACATGACCACATCGCACATCTTGTCCGCCGTGGATCCCACAACCGGACTCAGTGGCAATGTGACGACAAacggcggcggtggtggcacTGCCGGGAGTGGATCTCCCCAGCACATAAGCCACAATGGCCATGGACACGGCCATAATCATGGACTGGGAGGAGTGGTGGCAGTGGCCGCCGGTGGTGCCAGTGGATCCGCCGGTAATGGTGGTCACCGTGTGGTTGGTGGAGCCGGAAGCCCCAATGAATTGGATCGCAATCTGCGCGTCTCCCTGGACGATAGGGAGCTGTGGCTGCGATTCCAGAATCTCACCAACGAGATGATCGTCACCAAGAACGGCAGGTGAGTCAGTTGCCACAGTCGGTTTTGGCGGACCGTTCGAAATTCAAATGTGTTAactggcgatggcgatggcggcGCATTTTGTTTTCCTATGCAAATTGGCAATGAGTTTTTGCGCTTTTGtaggcttttgtttttttgctgcaacgcttttccatatttttcatCTCACTGCTCGCCATTTGCAAGTCATAATGAAGCGTTAACGTTTCTCCAGATTAGTTAAATACACTCGAAGAAatatagtttatttaaaaagtatttaagagACGTTTACCCTAagctattaaaaatatatgaagtACTATGCCCTTTTCCATAAAATGTAGATCATTTTCTACTTAATTTCAACACTATTTTTTTGGAGTGTCCTCATGTATCTATGTGTGTGTCTATTTACTTACTGGCATTTGTTgaaataactaaaaatatttaccaatTTACGGGCATATATACAGATAGCATGTGTGTTTGTATGCAAAACGCGCATTTAGAACTCGGAACCGGGCCGAGAGTCGAGAGTTTAGAGTCGAGACCCTCTAGATTCGAGATCTGAGACCCGAGAGCTGGGCCTGCTTTTGGCCTGGTCAGGTGCTAATTAGCATGGCCCGGCAACAGCCGCCATCTTGTACTAATTGTTGTGGAACAGAGCGCTCATGAGCGTTCCAATATTTGCCCGCAACGCAATCCCAGTCAACCGGACCCTTCCGTCTCTTCCCTTGCCCCTAGCCCCTCTCCCCTCTGCCCATTAAAGCCAAGTTCAAACTCAACTTTAGCTAAGGTCTTGCCAAAGGCTAACGTTATGACTTATGTAACTGTTGTACATAATTGCTAATTTTCATCTCCAGGCGCATGTTTCCCGTGGTGAAGATCAGCGCCTCCGGACTGGATCCCGCCGCCATGTACACCGTACTGCTGGAGTTCGTCCAGGTGGACACACACCGCTGGAAATACGTCAACGGCGAATGGGTGAGTTATCGAGAAATGGAAGTGATCTAAGACCGAGTTATCTTACTCATTGTTTGAGGAACAAAGTTTAAAATATCAGTCGAGAGTCACTTTTCGAGGaatttgaattaaaacaatataatcaTCCTAATTCAGGTCCCTGGGGGTAAAGCCGAGGTACCGCCCTCTAATCCCATCTACGTACATCCCGAGTCCCCCAATTTCGGAGCCCACTGGATGAAGGAGCCCATTTCCTTTGCCAAAGTGAAACTGACCAACAAAACCAATGGAAACGGACAGGTAACTAGAGATACTATAGATAATTAAAATCTCTCAAAGAAGAGCTAATATCCTTGATATCCTTCCAGATAATGCTCAACTCCTTGCACAAGTATGAGCCACGAGTGCATTTGGTTCGCGTGGGATCCGAGCAGCGTCACGTGGTGACCTATCCGTTTCCAGAGACCCAGTTTATAGCCGTGACTGCCTACCAGAACGAAGAGGTCACCTCGCTCAAAATCAAGTATAATCCTTTTGCCAAGGCATTCCTGGACGCCAAGGAGCGACCAGACACACTGTATCCTCATGACACACACTACGGATGGCTAATCCCTCCACCCACTCACTACGCCTCGGCTGCAGCGGCTGCCGCAGTAGCTGCACCGCCGCCTCCGCTGCCCATTGCCCAGAGCCATGGCCTGGTGGCACCGTGTCCCAGTGTCTCCTCAACCTCTTCAGGAGTCTCCTCCGTGGGAGGCACTTGCGACCGCTACGGGCGATCGCTCTCCGGCAGGAGCTCAGTACCCACTCGGTCCACTCCGTACAGCCGACCACGGGTTGTTTCTGGTTCTGGATCCAATGGAAGTGCTGGAAATGGATCCTCCACCTCACCACAGCCACCATCGGCTCCGCAAACGCCCACCAGCCTCCAATCCACCTCGACGGGATCGGCCTCCGGCTCGGTGAGCACAAGCGTTGGTAGCAGCACCGGCGGAGTTGGATCCGCAGCCGGAGCCGGTTGCTTCAGCAGTTCCTATTCCCAGTCTGGCTTCATGCCAGTGGAGGCCAGTCCCACGGCCTCAGTGTTCTCGTATCCCAGCAGCTGGCAGAGCAATGGAAACTATTGGAACGCCACCAGCGTGCCAGGACCCATGCCCATGAATGTGTGCAGTAGCCGTAATATCTGTGAGTAGTCCTTGTGGCATAGCTATTGAGTAGCTTGATAAACATCTCCTTCTGACCACCTTCAGCCACCCACAACTCGCCTTCGCCGACGAACGGATCCCCCAGCTATACAACCTCGTCGCCCAGCTACACAATCCACCACCTGACGCCGCACAGCCATCAGTACAACATGGCCCAGACGGACATCTACGGAACGGGAGTGGGTGTGGGAGTGGGCACAGGTGCTGGGGCCTCGGGATCCCCGCAAGCGGCGTACGGAGCCACACACCAGGTGTACCATCCCACGCCCACCTCACCCTCCCACCAGTTGTACACCAATGCGGTATTGAACGCGCCCACGGCACTAAGCTATCCGGCCAGTGGATGGCACAACGGCTCCGGGGCCGAGTATGGACTCTATCAGAATGCCGCCGCGGCGTACTACCAACCGGAGTACATTCCACTGGAAATTGGGTAGGTTATATCGTCCGGGGAACTGTGCACACTTACCGCTAACGTAGCTATCAATGATTCTCCCCCCGCCCGCCTTGCAGTTACGCCGCCCATCCGCTAGAGCCCGTTGACGTGTCCAAGACGCTGGACGACCCCCAGGCTGCCATGTACAAGCCGAGCGATGAGCAGAGCTCCGTCATCACCCTAGAATGTGCCGGATCCGGCCTGAAGGGCTCTCACAACGACATCAAGCTGGAGACCGTAGAGCGAGGCGCCGTTTCCGGTTCCGTTCCCACTGCCGTGGTTAGTGGCACGGCGGCAGTAAGCGCCGACACCTGGACGCCTCTCACCCCGCCCCAGAGTACGCTGCAGTAGGCGATTTGGATCAAGAATATAGCGGAAGATGCAGCACAGACCCCAGCCTTTAGACGCATGACCCCATGGATGTTCGATAAAATTAgaattaattgttttattttagtgAAGCTATAACGATAATGCACAAGAAATCGGTCCAATtgtagaaatatatatattataacaaATATACGCTATAAACGAATCCCTGATTAAGTTGTGAACAAAGTAATCAAGTCAAAAGGACTCCTTAAACACAAATTCATCCAAGTTTATTCTGAAAACTTTTTCTTAGATTGTATACTTTAACCTCGGACGATTTCtactaaaataataatggaaaatttgtttcttttcgGATCTAAGCAGTTTTTCATTCAGGTACTTCTCCCTCATAAAGTCACAGAGCCCCGGGGCCACTCACAGTCTCAGAGTCCAACTTGGCCAGGACCCTTAACGTAAAACAAAAGATAAAGTCTTGAGATGGGATTCCAGCACTATTTGAAATGGCAGCTATTAAACTTAAAATCGTCTTAACAATTACAGACAATAACGATGTGAGGAAGGGCGGACAGCTCGAGCTGGGCGAGAACAGCAATCCGGGCCATTGTAGGATTCAAAGGAGTATTCAATTTAGTATAAAAGTTTGCTCCCCTCGTGCTGCGTGCCACTGCTGCGGGCCACCACTAGACGAGTCAGACAATGGGCCACTTGGAGCCGAGTCACTGCCCCCAGGCCGATCTCCAGGCGGCAATCTGCCAGGACCAATCCAGCCGTGAACTCCAAATGCCCACAAAGGACCAACGGTGATAATGAGTTTGGGCAAAACGCGTGTGTTGGCCCGGCCCAGTGCATTAGAAGGTGGAAGGTGGAAAGTAACGGCCACTGAATGGGCCCCCATTCATCCGACGAGGAATGGTAACAGAAATGGGAATGACCATGGCTGTGGCTGCACACCCGGAGTGAAAAAATAGTTGCtgcaattaaaattacacGGCAGAGTCATTTGTGCAAAAATGCGCACGTATTGTAGCTGCAGATTGGATGGTTGTGGGAACACGGAAAAATATCGGGACttccttttaaaaaatagtttttactATTCAATAattcattatttaaacaaatgCATTATAAGTTAATAACAAAAAGCAACGAAATTGGTTGACCTTCTCAATAACTTAGGCCTTTTCaaaaggccatatctttgccaattatcatccgattcttaagcgaattattttttaataccttaaacgatttctcgacctattctccataaatctgcattaaaatctagaaacaaaatattttttagatttttggtaaatttttcTGGGCGGCCCCCtgcaaaatgttgaaaaatgcatggatggtCACTATGGCCTccagcgaaggccatatctttgccaattatCATCctattcttaagcggaatacctttaacgatttctagatttattctccataaatctgcatcaaaatctagaaacaacttattttttagatttttcatcaaattttctgggcggCCCCCtccaaaatgttgaaaaatgcatggatggtCACTATGGCCCCCAGGGAAGGTCATATCTTTAAcaattatcatccgattcttaagcggaataccttaaacgatttctagatctattctccacaaatctgcatcaaaatctagaaacaaaatattttttagatttttcgtaaaaattttctg contains the following coding sequences:
- the byn gene encoding T-related protein isoform X1, with the protein product MTTSHILSAVDPTTGLSGNVTTNGGGGGTAGSGSPQHISHNGHGHGHNHGLGGVVAVAAGGASGSAGNGGHRVVGGAGSPNELDRNLRVSLDDRELWLRFQNLTNEMIVTKNGRRMFPVVKISASGLDPAAMYTVLLEFVQVDTHRWKYVNGEWVPGGKAEVPPSNPIYVHPESPNFGAHWMKEPISFAKVKLTNKTNGNGQIMLNSLHKYEPRVHLVRVGSEQRHVVTYPFPETQFIAVTAYQNEEVTSLKIKYNPFAKAFLDAKERPDTLYPHDTHYGWLIPPPTHYASAAAAAAVAAPPPPLPIAQSHGLVAPCPSVSSTSSGVSSVGGTCDRYGRSLSGRSSVPTRSTPYSRPRVVSGSGSNGSAGNGSSTSPQPPSAPQTPTSLQSTSTGSASGSVSTSVGSSTGGVGSAAGAGCFSSSYSQSGFMPVEASPTASVFSYPSSWQSNGNYWNATSVPGPMPMNVCSSRNISTHNSPSPTNGSPSYTTSSPSYTIHHLTPHSHQYNMAQTDIYGTGVGVGVGTGAGASGSPQAAYGATHQVYHPTPTSPSHQLYTNAVLNAPTALSYPASGWHNGSGAEYGLYQNAAAAYYQPEYIPLEIGYAAHPLEPVDVSKTLDDPQAAMYKPSDEQSSVITLECAGSGLKGSHNDIKLETVERGAVSGSVPTAVVSGTAAVSADTWTPLTPPQSTLQ
- the byn gene encoding T-related protein isoform X2, which codes for MTTSHILSAVDPTTGLSGNVTTNGGGGGTAGSGSPQHISHNGHGHGHNHGLGGVVAVAAGGASGSAGNGGHRVVGGAGSPNELDRNLRVSLDDRELWLRFQNLTNEMIVTKNGRRMFPVVKISASGLDPAAMYTVLLEFVQVDTHRWKYVNGEWVPGGKAEVPPSNPIYVHPESPNFGAHWMKEPISFAKVKLTNKTNGNGQIMLNSLHKYEPRVHLVRVGSEQRHVVTYPFPETQFIAVTAYQNEEVTSLKIKYNPFAKAFLDAKERPDTLYPHDTHYGWLIPPPTHYASAAAAAAVAAPPPPLPIAQSHGLVAPCPSVSSTSSGVSSVGGTCDRYGRSLSGRSSVPTRSTPYSRPRVVSGSGSNGSAGNGSSTSPQPPSAPQTPTSLQSTSTGSASGSVSTSVGSSTGGVGSAAGAGCFSSSYSQSGFMPVEASPTASVFSYPSSWQSNGNYWNATSVPGPMPMNVCSSRNISTHNSPSPTNGSPSYTTSSPSYTIHHLTPHSHQYNMAQTDIYGTGVGVGVGTGAGASGSPQAAYGATHQVYHPTPTSPSHQLYTNAVLNAPTALSYPASGWHNGSGAEYGLYQNAAAAYYQPEYIPLEIGYQ